One genomic segment of [Phormidium] sp. ETS-05 includes these proteins:
- a CDS encoding thioesterase family protein — protein sequence MPFIYHRTVHFQDTDAAGVVYFANVLSICHEAYEASLSAIGIDLRHFFRNSEVAIPIVHASADFLAPMFCGDLLEVRLLAKKLSDDKFDVNSEIFAAGGAERCLAKAVTRHLCIQPAKRTRQPLPPEVLRWLEEMG from the coding sequence ATGCCATTTATTTATCACCGGACGGTGCATTTCCAAGATACTGATGCGGCTGGGGTGGTGTATTTTGCCAATGTCTTGTCTATTTGCCATGAAGCCTATGAGGCTTCTCTGTCTGCGATCGGGATTGACTTGCGGCACTTTTTCCGCAACTCCGAGGTGGCTATTCCCATTGTTCATGCTAGTGCAGATTTTTTGGCGCCTATGTTTTGCGGCGACCTGCTGGAGGTGCGGCTACTGGCGAAAAAGTTAAGTGATGATAAGTTTGATGTCAATAGTGAAATATTTGCGGCTGGTGGAGCGGAGCGGTGTTTGGCGAAAGCTGTCACCCGTCATCTGTGCATTCAACCGGCTAAGCGAACCCGACAGCCTTTGCCGCCGGAGGTCCTGCGGTGGCTGGAGGAGATGGGTTGA
- a CDS encoding Uma2 family endonuclease yields the protein MTQAAIFPTVTFDEFIAWYPENSENRYELHRGLVVEMPKPKGKHSEIAGFLAYKINVAIENQGLKCFVPKECVVRSVSAESGYEPDIIVLDRQEVSKEPRWETESIITMGSSVRLIVEVVSTNWRVDYMTKAADYEEMGISEYWIIDYLGLGGRRFIGNPKQPTISVYQLIDGEYQISQFQGDDLIESPAFPELNLTAKQIFAGG from the coding sequence ATGACACAAGCAGCAATATTCCCAACCGTCACTTTTGACGAATTCATCGCCTGGTATCCAGAAAACTCAGAAAATCGTTATGAACTACATCGGGGGTTAGTTGTTGAAATGCCGAAACCAAAAGGGAAACATTCGGAAATTGCAGGCTTCCTAGCTTACAAGATAAATGTAGCTATTGAGAATCAAGGCTTAAAATGCTTTGTCCCCAAAGAATGCGTGGTTAGATCGGTGAGCGCTGAATCTGGTTATGAGCCAGATATTATCGTTTTAGACAGGCAAGAAGTAAGTAAAGAGCCGCGCTGGGAAACCGAATCGATCATTACAATGGGGTCGTCAGTGCGTCTGATTGTGGAAGTAGTCAGTACGAATTGGCGGGTTGACTACATGACGAAAGCGGCGGATTATGAAGAGATGGGCATTTCTGAATACTGGATTATTGATTATCTAGGTTTGGGGGGGCGGCGATTTATTGGCAATCCCAAACAACCAACGATTTCGGTTTATCAACTGATTGACGGCGAGTATCAAATTAGTCAGTTTCAGGGGGATGATCTGATTGAATCGCCAGCATTTCCCGAATTAAACCTGACAGCAAAGCAGATATTTGCTGGGGGATGA
- a CDS encoding DUF4278 domain-containing protein yields MQLRYRGISYESTPPSVEITQTEAVGKYRGLDWRFYGIKKAPVQQATLDLKYRGVAYRTNATPVTAAAPVSQPVNIPVLSTGDKARSLTIAHSRMIKKRQQAMLLRLAQEVGFNQGISDYWNRIQGKIHPTFRATYDRSAAALS; encoded by the coding sequence ATGCAACTTCGTTATCGCGGGATTAGCTACGAATCTACTCCTCCTTCTGTGGAAATTACCCAAACCGAAGCGGTAGGCAAGTATCGGGGTTTGGATTGGCGGTTTTACGGTATTAAAAAAGCGCCAGTACAGCAAGCGACTTTGGATCTGAAGTATCGGGGTGTGGCATATCGCACCAACGCTACTCCGGTGACAGCAGCAGCACCGGTATCCCAGCCAGTAAATATCCCCGTCTTGTCCACAGGGGATAAAGCTCGCTCTCTGACGATCGCCCATTCCCGGATGATTAAAAAGCGCCAGCAAGCCATGTTACTGCGGTTAGCGCAGGAAGTCGGATTTAATCAAGGAATTTCCGACTACTGGAACCGCATCCAAGGCAAAATTCACCCCACTTTTCGCGCCACTTATGACCGGAGTGCGGCAGCGTTAAGCTAA
- a CDS encoding 2-succinylbenzoate--CoA ligase — protein MIHPLTYLNSGAGDWLIVDGKNAAADCHNWALKLSEKLIKYGLEDSKPKILLLERDKVRICASIIAAVAAGCPLFLGNPDWEWRERQAVLDMVQPDIIWGEGDFWSVGLLDRETGRRADGETVGAGSSLIMIPTGGSSGKVRFAVHSWETLMASVRGLAAHFQLTQINSCCCLPLYHVSGLMQLLRCFGTGGKLVVLSSYRDIGGEMGADVDWGEFFLSLVPTQLHRLLENGASGAFLSRFQAVLLGGAPAWDDLLSRSRFAYIPLALTYGMTETASQVATLKPGEFLAGNNSCGRVLPHAKITVRTPDGSALGANQTGMITIEAHSLARGYYPEFSSREQDSFTAPEYFTTDDLGFVDEAGYLYIVGRRSDKIITGGENVFPAEVEAAIRATGLVQDVGVLGVSDSDWGQAVVALCIPQNADISPPQLEKAIAPSLTKYKRPKHWLLVASLPRNSQGKLNRQQLQEMALQHLSV, from the coding sequence ATGATACACCCATTAACTTATTTAAACAGTGGTGCGGGTGATTGGCTGATAGTGGATGGGAAAAATGCGGCTGCCGATTGTCATAATTGGGCGCTAAAGTTATCAGAAAAATTGATAAAATATGGGCTGGAGGACAGCAAGCCGAAAATTTTATTGCTGGAACGGGATAAAGTCCGTATCTGTGCTAGTATCATCGCGGCAGTTGCTGCTGGTTGTCCTCTGTTTTTGGGCAATCCTGACTGGGAGTGGCGGGAACGGCAAGCGGTTTTGGATATGGTGCAGCCGGATATTATTTGGGGAGAAGGAGACTTCTGGTCTGTTGGACTTTTGGACCGGGAGACGGGGAGACGGGCAGACGGGGAGACGGTTGGTGCGGGGAGTTCATTGATTATGATTCCCACGGGGGGTTCTTCGGGAAAGGTGCGGTTTGCGGTTCACAGTTGGGAAACTTTGATGGCGTCGGTGCGGGGGTTGGCGGCGCATTTCCAACTAACGCAGATTAATAGTTGTTGCTGTTTACCGCTTTATCATGTGAGCGGGTTAATGCAGTTATTGCGGTGTTTTGGCACTGGGGGTAAGTTGGTGGTTTTATCTTCTTACCGGGATATCGGTGGGGAGATGGGAGCTGATGTGGACTGGGGGGAGTTTTTTCTGTCTCTGGTGCCAACGCAATTGCACCGATTGTTAGAAAATGGGGCCAGTGGGGCGTTTTTGTCTCGGTTTCAAGCGGTGTTGTTGGGGGGGGCGCCTGCTTGGGATGATTTGCTGAGCCGATCGCGCTTTGCATACATCCCCCTCGCGCTCACCTATGGGATGACGGAAACCGCCTCCCAAGTGGCAACTTTAAAACCAGGAGAATTTTTAGCGGGAAACAATAGTTGTGGCCGAGTTTTACCCCACGCTAAAATTACGGTGCGAACTCCTGATGGCTCGGCTCTCGGTGCTAACCAAACGGGGATGATTACCATTGAGGCGCACTCCCTGGCGCGAGGATATTATCCAGAATTCTCATCCCGCGAGCAAGATTCATTCACCGCACCAGAGTATTTTACTACCGATGACTTGGGGTTTGTGGATGAGGCGGGTTATCTATATATAGTGGGACGCCGCAGCGACAAAATTATTACTGGTGGCGAAAATGTGTTTCCCGCTGAGGTGGAAGCTGCCATCCGCGCCACGGGTTTGGTGCAGGATGTGGGGGTTCTCGGCGTGTCAGACTCGGACTGGGGGCAAGCGGTGGTAGCATTATGTATCCCTCAAAACGCGGATATTTCGCCGCCACAGTTGGAAAAGGCGATCGCCCCTAGTCTCACCAAATACAAACGCCCTAAACATTGGCTCTTAGTGGCGAGTTTACCCCGCAACTCTCAAGGGAAGCTCAACCGCCAGCAGCTCCAGGAAATGGCGTTGCAACATTTATCGGTATAA